ttattattattattattattattattattattattattattattatttctattattattatttctattattattgtgtctgtatgtgtgtgtgtatgcgtgtgtgtatgcgccCAAATAggcgtatatgtgtgtgagtgtttttactttatttgtttttaaattattataataattattattagtactaatattcttattcttattattattattattattattattattattattattattattattattattattattaatattttttttctgtttgttcCTTACATTCATTATACTTCAAAAGAGCCAGATTAAATCGCAATAAAATTGCAGAATAATCATTGGTTCCTAGAATCATTGAATTCGTAAGCTTGTTGATGTCTCGACGACAAGCATTACTCGCATCATCGTTTGGTGTCAGTGAACGAATTGGTGATGCGTTTCGTAATAATGCTGATGATGCGTTACTAGAGGAGACGTGCTACCACTCGATGTGACAGCCTGATGATGAGCATGGGGATGAAGATCTTGCGTAGGATTTGGACTGTATTGTTGAGAGTCGACGATAACACTTGTGTAACCGGCGGTCGATTGTTCGATATGGTGATGATGTTGGGCCTGTTGTTTAACATTGCTACCAGCAGTTCCGTTTGTATTTCTTTGTGACTGATAAGAGGTATCGTGATGTTGAAGGGTCGTCGGAGTTGTTGGTACACCATTGTAAACGTCGTTGTTATCAAAGCCACAATCAGAATACATGATGACACTGCCACCTGTTTCCGTGATGCTTGACGAGGTCGAGTCTGCAAGCTGATGTTGAttgtgatgatggtggtgatgatgttgatgatgatgatgaggatgATGATGAGATGGATGAGGtgcaggaggaggaggatgataTCCCGACGGAATAGAATGTAAACCGATTGGACTAGGTAAATGATTATCCATAGTATCGGTGCTACCGCAAGAACTGGATGACGTAGAATATGGCCTCCTCTGTTGATTACTTTGTATTTGATGATGATGTgtttcttgttgttgttgttgttgctgttgctgttgttgttgttgttgttgttgttgttgttgttgtggttgttgttgttgttgtggcGGTGGTGGTACCGTGGTAAGTGGATCGTGATTTATATCTggacagagagaaaggtacGGATTACAAACTCAtttgtttgatatttttcttctaaatacATCCCCTTACCTCCGTACAAATGAAAAACTTCGGTATTGTAATAAATGCCATCTTCTAGTATCGGTCCATTAACAGCATAAGGAGACGAAAGAAAGTGACTGTAATTTGTAGAACAGGCTATAAATTCTGTGCCAGAATAACCAGAACTGTCTGTATAATCTGTATCTGGTGATTCCTTAACTCTTCCACGAAAGGACGGCGAACTTGGACTGTGATTTTCCAATTTGTTTGTATTAGCACTTGTTGTTGGAGTAGTTAAGGCCGTGCTAGATGGGTTTCCAGGACTTGTCGAACAAGGTCCCTCGACGCAATTCAACACCAGTCCCATGTTTTCAATCTctgttaaaatataattcactGAGACGATGCAATGAGGCCTTGAGCTTCTTGTATTATGAACGACCGTGGCATATGATTGCATCCACACCCAACCGCCCAATTTCGTTAGAAATCTGTAGTACTTCGTTGTTACTTGACCCTTTCGTAATActgtaagaagaagaagaagaagaagaagaagaagaagaagaagaagaagaagaagaagaagaagaaagagaaaagagtaaaggaaagataaaaaaattcaataataacaacgacaataaaaagaaaagaaaaaaagtaaaactaaaaaaggtaaaaaaaaaaaaaaaaacaacaataaaaagaaaattagatattatttcacATTCGCATAACCAAGAACGATTTAAGAACAGCATATACTAAAACTCATTAGGGGACAAAGAGAGCTGAAAGGAAAACGTTCCGTGAGAATAGTAGACAGGTTTTGTGGCAGACAAGTAGGCATCGGTGTTGGTGGCATTATGTCAGACTACCTCCTTGTCCCCTTCAACCATTCGCTCCCCCCACCCTTCATCCTCCAACAGTCCCGTTCTCGTTCCCGCCATTCCCCTGTTCCcatctgtttgtctctctttctcttgctcgtGAAACTGCGAGTCTGTTCAAACAGTGATAGCAGTAACCACTACCTCATCCGCTTGTGCCACCCTCCtttctctatcactctctctctctctctctctctctctctctctctctctctctctctctctctctctctctctctcttctccaaGTACCTCTagtaccactaccactaccatctACTACTCTGCacattcgatcgataatatacaTGTGCCTACGTGTAAGGCATACGATTCACACACTTGTTTCTCCGTGTCCTATAAAAATCATCTATTCGTGTGGTAGACTTAGGAGAGGAGAAGGTACATAGCTAACTCCAGTAGCTCGTTtgcttaagaaaaaaaatgaaaaagagagagagagagagagagagagagagagagagagagagagagagagagagagagagagagagagagagagagagagagagaaagagagaaagaaagagaaagaagggaaagatcAAAGCTAGTCTATGTCCGTCAAGTGGGTGTCGGGAGAACGTCGATGAGTTAATTCATTGAggatgaatagaaaaataaggaaggtAAGAAAACTATATATCTACAATGAGGATGTGCTaccaaaaaagatatatagatagaaagagagagagagagatagagagagagagagagagagaaagagaaagagagagtgagaagggAATGGAgcacacaaaaaaaatttctttgtacTTACGAACTCGGTGTGCTTGTTTCAAGTGCAACGCGTCGCTTCCATGTACATAATGATAGAGAGTTTTTTCGATGAGATCCTGTGGTTGGTAGCCTGTTAAATTCGTTGCgctgtaataaagatatacgactatgtttataatgtatatatttatcaagttcgtttatgtgtgtgtgtatgtatgtatgtatgagtgtATGCTTGTATGtatgcgagaaagagagaaagagagagagagagagagagagagagagaaaaggaaataaaaaaagaaaaagaatatctaaATCCATGAATGTTTTCTCGTAGCAtcacttctttctttatttttttatttttttgctcttttccttttccttttttccctgttgttatcgaataaaaaaagaaaacgaaatcgtataaaatttcattgcaATATACTGGTGCGTCTATAGTTTCTACTTTGTCACGTGTTCGTTCCcagtatatacgtacatacataggtacatgCGTACGTAGATAGGCTATAGGATATCCCATATAAAGTGTTACAAAAGCTGTTATCTTTGCCACTGTTAGAGATAGATTGacattatttgttctttttcttttttcattttctttttcatttaatttgatttggGATATCAAAGAGAGTACATATTGTATGTtgaatcaatatatatatatatatatatatatatatatatatatatatatagatatatataaagaaattgggaagaaaaaggattctTCATTATATTAGGCAGAGagagttataaataaaaaaacctaGTCTCATATACTAActagtttaattatttaatctgtttcgtattatgtacatattattcagttttatttaattcaatttgatATTTCTAACAGCaagcgaagaaagaaagaaatagaaaagaaagacaaaaaaagaagaaaaaacagttTGTAACATTTAATATGGGCCACtctgtatacatacatatgccaAGGAATAAGAAGTGTCGCATATCTACGTGCAAGCTCGGTGGACGTTGGATATTTATTTGGcgtcgataaaaaagagagagagtaaaagaaagaaaggtccTTGACTCTCTGCGGTAATACGAAACTAATTTTAATGGCTGGCACCGAGAGGACCTTGgttctcccccttttttcgtttctcagTCCAAACACTAAGCGTCGAGGTAATCCAATACCAAAGTGTAATTACATTGGAAATAAACAGTCTAATGGCAGCTCCTTCGTTTCTACGTACTCGAGCTAATTTTTAAGTGGCAAATACGAAggatcgatcttttttcttattttttttctttcttttttctttctttctttctttctttctttctttcttttttctttttctttttctttctttctttctttctttcttagttttttacgttttttcgttttgttttgttcttattaAGGAACATCTCTAAAGAGgaaatactttctttctctcttcttttttttctttttttttttttttgttatttcgtttatttatttatttttgtatgcTCTTGCTGTTTTCTTACTTCGAATCGATGAATATCATCTTGAGA
This DNA window, taken from Vespa velutina chromosome 12, iVesVel2.1, whole genome shotgun sequence, encodes the following:
- the LOC124953296 gene encoding single-minded homolog 2 isoform X4 gives rise to the protein MKEKSKTAARWRREKENKEYLELGKLLPLPSTITSQLDKASIIRLTTSNLKMRALFPHGLGDDWGTRPPPSSPLEAGIKELGSLFLKTLDGFVFVVTPDGKIVYVSETASVHLGMSQVELTGNNIYEYICQYDHEEMFSVLNLPQNPADLTDFMFPPPNSRGEIDLERVFFLRMKCILAKRSAGLVTEGYKVIHCSGYLKCIIESSTGSEYEDGGTAGRCIRNICLLAVGHSFPTSAITEIKLYNNMFMFRASLDLKMIFIDSNATNLTGYQPQDLIEKTLYHYVHGSDALHLKQAHRVLLRKGQVTTKYYRFLTKLGGWVWMQSYATVVHNTRSSRPHCIVSVNYILTEIENMGLVLNCVEGPCSTSPGNPSSTALTTPTTSANTNKLENHSPSSPSFRGRVKESPDTDYTDSSGYSGTEFIACSTNYSHFLSSPYAVNGPILEDGIYYNTEVFHLYGDINHDPLTTVPPPPQQQQQPQQQQQQQQQQQQQQQQQQQQETHHHQIQSNQQRRPYSTSSSSCGSTDTMDNHLPSPIGLHSIPSGYHPPPPAPHPSHHHPHHHHQHHHHHHHNQHQLADSTSSSITETGGSVIMYSDCGFDNNDVYNGVPTTPTTLQHHDTSYQSQRNTNGTAGSNVKQQAQHHHHIEQSTAGYTSVIVDSQQYSPNPTQDLHPHAHHQAVTSSGSTSPLVTHHQHYYETHHQFVH
- the LOC124953296 gene encoding protein single-minded isoform X3, with amino-acid sequence MQSNSPTSDLTLDLSNTRHHYHHHHRHHHHHHHRRNDNQNQNHNNNNSLINNNNKNNNDNNNSISLVTSEPQEIVMKEKSKTAARWRREKENKEYLELGKLLPLPSTITSQLDKASIIRLTTSNLKMRALFPHGLGDDWGTRPPPSSPLEAGIKELGSLFLKTLDGFVFVVTPDGKIVYVSETASVHLGMSQVELTGNNIYEYICQYDHEEMFSVLNLPQNPADLTDFMFPPPNSRGEIDLERVFFLRMKCILAKRSAGLVTEGYKVIHCSGYLKCIIESSTGSEYEDGGTAGRCIRNICLLAVGHSFPTSAITEIKLYNNMFMFRASLDLKMIFIDSNATNLTGYQPQDLIEKTLYHYVHGSDALHLKQAHRVLLRKGQVTTKYYRFLTKLGGWVWMQSYATVVHNTRSSRPHCIVSVNYILTEIENMGLVLNCVEGPCSTSPGNPSSTALTTPTTSANTNKLENHSPSSPSFRGRVKESPDTDYTDSSGYSGTEFIACSTNYSHFLSSPYAVNGPILEDGIYYNTEVFHLYGDINHDPLTTVPPPPQQQQQPQQQQQQQQQQQQQQQQQQQQETHHHQIQSNQQRRPYSTSSSSCGSTDTMDNHLPSPIGLHSIPSGYHPPPPAPHPSHHHPHHHHQHHHHHHHNQHQLADSTSSSITETGGSVIMYSDCGFDNNDVYNGVPTTPTTLQHHDTSYQSQRNTNGTAGSNVKQQAQHHHHIEQSTAGYTSVIVDSQQYSPNPTQDLHPHAHHQAVTSSGSTSPLVTHHQHYYETHHQFVH
- the LOC124953296 gene encoding protein single-minded isoform X2, coding for MDKKTQSANSPTSDLTLDLSNTRHHYHHHHRHHHHHHHRRNDNQNQNHNNNNSLINNNNKNNNDNNNSISLVTSEPQEIVMKEKSKTAARWRREKENKEYLELGKLLPLPSTITSQLDKASIIRLTTSNLKMRALFPHGLGDDWGTRPPPSSPLEAGIKELGSLFLKTLDGFVFVVTPDGKIVYVSETASVHLGMSQVELTGNNIYEYICQYDHEEMFSVLNLPQNPADLTDFMFPPPNSRGEIDLERVFFLRMKCILAKRSAGLVTEGYKVIHCSGYLKCIIESSTGSEYEDGGTAGRCIRNICLLAVGHSFPTSAITEIKLYNNMFMFRASLDLKMIFIDSNATNLTGYQPQDLIEKTLYHYVHGSDALHLKQAHRVLLRKGQVTTKYYRFLTKLGGWVWMQSYATVVHNTRSSRPHCIVSVNYILTEIENMGLVLNCVEGPCSTSPGNPSSTALTTPTTSANTNKLENHSPSSPSFRGRVKESPDTDYTDSSGYSGTEFIACSTNYSHFLSSPYAVNGPILEDGIYYNTEVFHLYGDINHDPLTTVPPPPQQQQQPQQQQQQQQQQQQQQQQQQQQETHHHQIQSNQQRRPYSTSSSSCGSTDTMDNHLPSPIGLHSIPSGYHPPPPAPHPSHHHPHHHHQHHHHHHHNQHQLADSTSSSITETGGSVIMYSDCGFDNNDVYNGVPTTPTTLQHHDTSYQSQRNTNGTAGSNVKQQAQHHHHIEQSTAGYTSVIVDSQQYSPNPTQDLHPHAHHQAVTSSGSTSPLVTHHQHYYETHHQFVH
- the LOC124953296 gene encoding protein single-minded isoform X1, whose product is MAPMIENNSSDSTIVIQSDLYVESWKRKQTIQKANSPTSDLTLDLSNTRHHYHHHHRHHHHHHHRRNDNQNQNHNNNNSLINNNNKNNNDNNNSISLVTSEPQEIVMKEKSKTAARWRREKENKEYLELGKLLPLPSTITSQLDKASIIRLTTSNLKMRALFPHGLGDDWGTRPPPSSPLEAGIKELGSLFLKTLDGFVFVVTPDGKIVYVSETASVHLGMSQVELTGNNIYEYICQYDHEEMFSVLNLPQNPADLTDFMFPPPNSRGEIDLERVFFLRMKCILAKRSAGLVTEGYKVIHCSGYLKCIIESSTGSEYEDGGTAGRCIRNICLLAVGHSFPTSAITEIKLYNNMFMFRASLDLKMIFIDSNATNLTGYQPQDLIEKTLYHYVHGSDALHLKQAHRVLLRKGQVTTKYYRFLTKLGGWVWMQSYATVVHNTRSSRPHCIVSVNYILTEIENMGLVLNCVEGPCSTSPGNPSSTALTTPTTSANTNKLENHSPSSPSFRGRVKESPDTDYTDSSGYSGTEFIACSTNYSHFLSSPYAVNGPILEDGIYYNTEVFHLYGDINHDPLTTVPPPPQQQQQPQQQQQQQQQQQQQQQQQQQQETHHHQIQSNQQRRPYSTSSSSCGSTDTMDNHLPSPIGLHSIPSGYHPPPPAPHPSHHHPHHHHQHHHHHHHNQHQLADSTSSSITETGGSVIMYSDCGFDNNDVYNGVPTTPTTLQHHDTSYQSQRNTNGTAGSNVKQQAQHHHHIEQSTAGYTSVIVDSQQYSPNPTQDLHPHAHHQAVTSSGSTSPLVTHHQHYYETHHQFVH